The following proteins are encoded in a genomic region of Oryzias latipes chromosome 17, ASM223467v1:
- the LOC105356117 gene encoding neurofilament heavy polypeptide isoform X3, translating to METESSPDLDRDNLFCCSSQEMEEHRYPEVSEEEEEPSEERNSEGDECDYLVFEKKQREVEDESDRSDETGNEGRTETLEEKETRWDEGKENEKRQREEVDKGEDAMRTKGADEGDTDEDLFGTSMDEEDERRGTKEADGWITETLEELTQEALSNLLIESESGLLPEPLVVPADPPQTSWLESWEHDPSSRGDPGDCYQAELASTSSDCDAGEDHCDATSLTGYGATPADTGDAEKTKEEEEVKTGPMEQRGDESDKTQEITEEQTRSSRHEVLQSPPVGSMASLPEPDTKVPPDFCVQQEPLNENISTEHVDFMSARQQWQKMEEEVKGQPIPKPGLRAHGSFQGTHSSLYPPTRSPRLKHKEIHAPGPREPPLSSTLSPSSEDSGLDDFSYRSPLEESESAVDREIRLTLEREERHRKERGMIAQGLTLPRPSTLQTGRSPPRPPACRTPTLSISPTPPCSSSLPRSAYHELTANNVIILEPDSSSQASRNRLICDWPASLDVGPSANVIVVETSNLIIRSASEFSLSTAPTSTETQQSTFTSNPFFKLRSISSQSLVEQEIKMVRQREEEWRRQREETWRRKREEEWRRGRERYDTVLVSPSLNDSSISISVPDVADRSVSSPSSPCRTRKMERSSLSCDHKFPPSFTSVNQRQNSMAQRWEASLLAKQKKK from the exons ATGGAGACTGAATCTTCACCAGATCTAGACAGAGACAACTTATTCTGTTGCAGCAGTCAGGAAATGGAAGAGCACCGTTACCCAGAAGTctctgaggaagaagaggagccGTCAGAGGAAAGAAATTCAGAAGGAGATGAATGCGACTATCTAGTCTTTGAAAAGAAGCAAAGAGAGGTAGAAGATGAAAGTGACAGAAGTGATGAGACAGGAAATGAAGGGAGAACAGAAACTCTGGAAGAAAAGGAGACCAGATGGGACGAAGGGAAGGAAAACGAGAAGAGACAAAGAGAAGAAGTCGACAAAGGAGAAGACGCAATGAGAACAAAGGGAGCGGATGAAGGAGATACTGATGAAGACTTGTTTGGGACCAGTATGGATGAAGAAGATGAGAGAAGAGGAACAAAGGaggcggatggatggataacaGAAACACTGGAAGAGCTGACACAAGAGGCTTTGTCCAATCTGCTCATTGAGTCTGAATCCGGTCTGTTACCGGAGCCCCTGGTGGTCCCCGCTGATCCTCCACAAACCTCATGGCTCGAGTCCTGGGAGCATGACCCCAGCAGCAGGGGGGATCCTGGCGACTGTTACCAGGCAGAGCTGGCCAGCACGTCCTCAGACTGCGACGCTGGGGAGGACCACTGTGATGCCACCAGCCTCACAGGATATGGAGCAACTCCTGCTGACACAGGCGATGCAGAGAAAacgaaggaagaggaggaagttAAGACAGGACCAATGGAACAGAGGGGGGACGAGAGCGATAAGACCCAGGAAATCACAGAGGAGCAGACGAGATCCAGCAGACATGAGGTCCTGCAGTCTCCTCCCGTTGGCTCCATGGCCAGCTTACCTGAGCCTGACACAAAG GTTCCTCCTGATTTCTGTGTGCAGCAGGAGCCCCTCAATGAGAACATCTCCACCGAGCATGTGGATTTCATGTCGGCTCGCCAGCAGTGGCaaaagatggaggaggaggtcaaaggtcaaccgATCCCTAAACCAGGACTGAGAGCTCACGGGAGTTTCCAGGGCACCCACTCTTCCTTATATCCCCCCACCCGCAGCCCTCGCCTTAAACACAA GGAAATCCACGCCCCCGGGCCTCGAGAGCCTCCACTTTCCTCAACCTTGTCCCCGAGTTCAGAAGACTCCGGCTTGGATGACTTTTCATACCGCAGCCCCCTGGAGGAGTCCGAGAGTGCCGTGGATCGGGAGATCCGGCTAACTCTGGAGAGAGAGGAGAGGCACCGCAAGGAGAGAGGCATGATTGCACAAGGCCTGACTTTACCCAG ACCTTCTACCCTGCAGACTGGACGATCTCCTCCTCGACCTCCAGCCTGCCGCACCCCCACTCTGTCCATCTCGCCGACCCccccctgctcctcctccctACCACGCTCCGCGTACCACGAATTGACAGCCAACAACGTCATCATTCTGGAGCCCGATTCCTCTAGTCAGGCTTCCAGGAACCGCCTCATCTGTGATTGGCCGGCCAGCCTCGATGTGGGTCCGTCTGCCAATGTCATCGTGGTGGAAACCTCCAACCTGATCATCCGAAGTGCTTCCGAGTTCAGCCTCAGCACGGCACCAACGTCCACGGAGACACAACAGAGCACTTTTACATCCAACCCCTTCTTCAAGCTGCGCTCCATCAGCAGTCAGTCGCTTGTGGAGCAGGAGATTAAAATGGTGAGGCAGAGGGAGGAAGAGTGGAGGAGGCAGAGAGAGGAGACGTGGCGAAGGAAACGGGAGGAGGAGTGGAGGAGAGGAAGAGAGAGGTATGACACGGTGCTGGTGTCCCCAAGCCTGAATGACAGCAGCATCAGCATCAGCG TTCCAGATGTTGCAGATCGATCCGTCTCCTCCCCTTCATCCCCCTGCAGGACTCGCAAAATGGAGAGGTCTAGTCTGTCATGTGACCACAAG TTTCCTCCGTCTTTTACTTCAGTCAATCAGCGGCAGAACTCTATGGCGCAGAGATGGGAAGCTTCGCTTTTGgccaaacagaagaagaagtaa
- the LOC105356117 gene encoding neurofilament heavy polypeptide isoform X2, translating to MISFWLLCWKLLRATTGLRRTAPELPAGDHSSRPDTSLVRDSTVPATAGSSVSMETESSPDLDRDNLFCCSSQEMEEHRYPEVSEEEEEPSEERNSEGDECDYLVFEKKQREVEDESDRSDETGNEGRTETLEEKETRWDEGKENEKRQREEVDKGEDAMRTKGADEGDTDEDLFGTSMDEEDERRGTKEADGWITETLEELTQEALSNLLIESESGLLPEPLVVPADPPQTSWLESWEHDPSSRGDPGDCYQAELASTSSDCDAGEDHCDATSLTGYGATPADTGDAEKTKEEEEVKTGPMEQRGDESDKTQEITEEQTRSSRHEVLQSPPVGSMASLPEPDTKVPPDFCVQQEPLNENISTEHVDFMSARQQWQKMEEEVKGQPIPKPGLRAHGSFQGTHSSLYPPTRSPRLKHKEIHAPGPREPPLSSTLSPSSEDSGLDDFSYRSPLEESESAVDREIRLTLEREERHRKERGMIAQGLTLPRPSTLQTGRSPPRPPACRTPTLSISPTPPCSSSLPRSAYHELTANNVIILEPDSSSQASRNRLICDWPASLDVGPSANVIVVETSNLIIRSASEFSLSTAPTSTETQQSTFTSNPFFKLRSISSQSLVEQEIKMVRQREEEWRRQREETWRRKREEEWRRGRERYDTVLVSPSLNDSSISISVPDVADRSVSSPSSPCRTRKMERSSLSCDHKWLS from the exons GCCTGAACTGCCAGCCGGTGACCACAGCAGCCGTCCTGACACCAGCCTCGTCAGGGACTCCACTGTACCTGCAACAGCAGGAAGTTCTGTATCCATGGAGACTGAATCTTCACCAGATCTAGACAGAGACAACTTATTCTGTTGCAGCAGTCAGGAAATGGAAGAGCACCGTTACCCAGAAGTctctgaggaagaagaggagccGTCAGAGGAAAGAAATTCAGAAGGAGATGAATGCGACTATCTAGTCTTTGAAAAGAAGCAAAGAGAGGTAGAAGATGAAAGTGACAGAAGTGATGAGACAGGAAATGAAGGGAGAACAGAAACTCTGGAAGAAAAGGAGACCAGATGGGACGAAGGGAAGGAAAACGAGAAGAGACAAAGAGAAGAAGTCGACAAAGGAGAAGACGCAATGAGAACAAAGGGAGCGGATGAAGGAGATACTGATGAAGACTTGTTTGGGACCAGTATGGATGAAGAAGATGAGAGAAGAGGAACAAAGGaggcggatggatggataacaGAAACACTGGAAGAGCTGACACAAGAGGCTTTGTCCAATCTGCTCATTGAGTCTGAATCCGGTCTGTTACCGGAGCCCCTGGTGGTCCCCGCTGATCCTCCACAAACCTCATGGCTCGAGTCCTGGGAGCATGACCCCAGCAGCAGGGGGGATCCTGGCGACTGTTACCAGGCAGAGCTGGCCAGCACGTCCTCAGACTGCGACGCTGGGGAGGACCACTGTGATGCCACCAGCCTCACAGGATATGGAGCAACTCCTGCTGACACAGGCGATGCAGAGAAAacgaaggaagaggaggaagttAAGACAGGACCAATGGAACAGAGGGGGGACGAGAGCGATAAGACCCAGGAAATCACAGAGGAGCAGACGAGATCCAGCAGACATGAGGTCCTGCAGTCTCCTCCCGTTGGCTCCATGGCCAGCTTACCTGAGCCTGACACAAAG GTTCCTCCTGATTTCTGTGTGCAGCAGGAGCCCCTCAATGAGAACATCTCCACCGAGCATGTGGATTTCATGTCGGCTCGCCAGCAGTGGCaaaagatggaggaggaggtcaaaggtcaaccgATCCCTAAACCAGGACTGAGAGCTCACGGGAGTTTCCAGGGCACCCACTCTTCCTTATATCCCCCCACCCGCAGCCCTCGCCTTAAACACAA GGAAATCCACGCCCCCGGGCCTCGAGAGCCTCCACTTTCCTCAACCTTGTCCCCGAGTTCAGAAGACTCCGGCTTGGATGACTTTTCATACCGCAGCCCCCTGGAGGAGTCCGAGAGTGCCGTGGATCGGGAGATCCGGCTAACTCTGGAGAGAGAGGAGAGGCACCGCAAGGAGAGAGGCATGATTGCACAAGGCCTGACTTTACCCAG ACCTTCTACCCTGCAGACTGGACGATCTCCTCCTCGACCTCCAGCCTGCCGCACCCCCACTCTGTCCATCTCGCCGACCCccccctgctcctcctccctACCACGCTCCGCGTACCACGAATTGACAGCCAACAACGTCATCATTCTGGAGCCCGATTCCTCTAGTCAGGCTTCCAGGAACCGCCTCATCTGTGATTGGCCGGCCAGCCTCGATGTGGGTCCGTCTGCCAATGTCATCGTGGTGGAAACCTCCAACCTGATCATCCGAAGTGCTTCCGAGTTCAGCCTCAGCACGGCACCAACGTCCACGGAGACACAACAGAGCACTTTTACATCCAACCCCTTCTTCAAGCTGCGCTCCATCAGCAGTCAGTCGCTTGTGGAGCAGGAGATTAAAATGGTGAGGCAGAGGGAGGAAGAGTGGAGGAGGCAGAGAGAGGAGACGTGGCGAAGGAAACGGGAGGAGGAGTGGAGGAGAGGAAGAGAGAGGTATGACACGGTGCTGGTGTCCCCAAGCCTGAATGACAGCAGCATCAGCATCAGCG TTCCAGATGTTGCAGATCGATCCGTCTCCTCCCCTTCATCCCCCTGCAGGACTCGCAAAATGGAGAGGTCTAGTCTGTCATGTGACCACAAG TGGCTGAGCTGA
- the LOC105356117 gene encoding neurofilament heavy polypeptide isoform X4: MISFWLLCWKLLRATTGLRRTAPELPAGDHSSRPDTSLVRDSTVPATAGSSVSMETESSPDLDRDNLFCCSSQEMEEHRYPEVSEEEEEPSEERNSEGDECDYLVFEKKQREVEDESDRSDETGNEGRTETLEEKETRWDEGKENEKRQREEVDKGEDAMRTKGADEGDTDEDLFGTSMDEEDERRGTKEADGWITETLEELTQEALSNLLIESESGLLPEPLVVPADPPQTSWLESWEHDPSSRGDPGDCYQAELASTSSDCDAGEDHCDATSLTGYGATPADTGDAEKTKEEEEVKTGPMEQRGDESDKTQEITEEQTRSSRHEVLQSPPVGSMASLPEPDTKVPPDFCVQQEPLNENISTEHVDFMSARQQWQKMEEEVKGQPIPKPGLRAHGSFQGTHSSLYPPTRSPRLKHKPSTLQTGRSPPRPPACRTPTLSISPTPPCSSSLPRSAYHELTANNVIILEPDSSSQASRNRLICDWPASLDVGPSANVIVVETSNLIIRSASEFSLSTAPTSTETQQSTFTSNPFFKLRSISSQSLVEQEIKMVRQREEEWRRQREETWRRKREEEWRRGRERYDTVLVSPSLNDSSISISVPDVADRSVSSPSSPCRTRKMERSSLSCDHKFPPSFTSVNQRQNSMAQRWEASLLAKQKKK; this comes from the exons GCCTGAACTGCCAGCCGGTGACCACAGCAGCCGTCCTGACACCAGCCTCGTCAGGGACTCCACTGTACCTGCAACAGCAGGAAGTTCTGTATCCATGGAGACTGAATCTTCACCAGATCTAGACAGAGACAACTTATTCTGTTGCAGCAGTCAGGAAATGGAAGAGCACCGTTACCCAGAAGTctctgaggaagaagaggagccGTCAGAGGAAAGAAATTCAGAAGGAGATGAATGCGACTATCTAGTCTTTGAAAAGAAGCAAAGAGAGGTAGAAGATGAAAGTGACAGAAGTGATGAGACAGGAAATGAAGGGAGAACAGAAACTCTGGAAGAAAAGGAGACCAGATGGGACGAAGGGAAGGAAAACGAGAAGAGACAAAGAGAAGAAGTCGACAAAGGAGAAGACGCAATGAGAACAAAGGGAGCGGATGAAGGAGATACTGATGAAGACTTGTTTGGGACCAGTATGGATGAAGAAGATGAGAGAAGAGGAACAAAGGaggcggatggatggataacaGAAACACTGGAAGAGCTGACACAAGAGGCTTTGTCCAATCTGCTCATTGAGTCTGAATCCGGTCTGTTACCGGAGCCCCTGGTGGTCCCCGCTGATCCTCCACAAACCTCATGGCTCGAGTCCTGGGAGCATGACCCCAGCAGCAGGGGGGATCCTGGCGACTGTTACCAGGCAGAGCTGGCCAGCACGTCCTCAGACTGCGACGCTGGGGAGGACCACTGTGATGCCACCAGCCTCACAGGATATGGAGCAACTCCTGCTGACACAGGCGATGCAGAGAAAacgaaggaagaggaggaagttAAGACAGGACCAATGGAACAGAGGGGGGACGAGAGCGATAAGACCCAGGAAATCACAGAGGAGCAGACGAGATCCAGCAGACATGAGGTCCTGCAGTCTCCTCCCGTTGGCTCCATGGCCAGCTTACCTGAGCCTGACACAAAG GTTCCTCCTGATTTCTGTGTGCAGCAGGAGCCCCTCAATGAGAACATCTCCACCGAGCATGTGGATTTCATGTCGGCTCGCCAGCAGTGGCaaaagatggaggaggaggtcaaaggtcaaccgATCCCTAAACCAGGACTGAGAGCTCACGGGAGTTTCCAGGGCACCCACTCTTCCTTATATCCCCCCACCCGCAGCCCTCGCCTTAAACACAA ACCTTCTACCCTGCAGACTGGACGATCTCCTCCTCGACCTCCAGCCTGCCGCACCCCCACTCTGTCCATCTCGCCGACCCccccctgctcctcctccctACCACGCTCCGCGTACCACGAATTGACAGCCAACAACGTCATCATTCTGGAGCCCGATTCCTCTAGTCAGGCTTCCAGGAACCGCCTCATCTGTGATTGGCCGGCCAGCCTCGATGTGGGTCCGTCTGCCAATGTCATCGTGGTGGAAACCTCCAACCTGATCATCCGAAGTGCTTCCGAGTTCAGCCTCAGCACGGCACCAACGTCCACGGAGACACAACAGAGCACTTTTACATCCAACCCCTTCTTCAAGCTGCGCTCCATCAGCAGTCAGTCGCTTGTGGAGCAGGAGATTAAAATGGTGAGGCAGAGGGAGGAAGAGTGGAGGAGGCAGAGAGAGGAGACGTGGCGAAGGAAACGGGAGGAGGAGTGGAGGAGAGGAAGAGAGAGGTATGACACGGTGCTGGTGTCCCCAAGCCTGAATGACAGCAGCATCAGCATCAGCG TTCCAGATGTTGCAGATCGATCCGTCTCCTCCCCTTCATCCCCCTGCAGGACTCGCAAAATGGAGAGGTCTAGTCTGTCATGTGACCACAAG TTTCCTCCGTCTTTTACTTCAGTCAATCAGCGGCAGAACTCTATGGCGCAGAGATGGGAAGCTTCGCTTTTGgccaaacagaagaagaagtaa
- the LOC105356117 gene encoding midasin isoform X1: MISFWLLCWKLLRATTGLRRTAPELPAGDHSSRPDTSLVRDSTVPATAGSSVSMETESSPDLDRDNLFCCSSQEMEEHRYPEVSEEEEEPSEERNSEGDECDYLVFEKKQREVEDESDRSDETGNEGRTETLEEKETRWDEGKENEKRQREEVDKGEDAMRTKGADEGDTDEDLFGTSMDEEDERRGTKEADGWITETLEELTQEALSNLLIESESGLLPEPLVVPADPPQTSWLESWEHDPSSRGDPGDCYQAELASTSSDCDAGEDHCDATSLTGYGATPADTGDAEKTKEEEEVKTGPMEQRGDESDKTQEITEEQTRSSRHEVLQSPPVGSMASLPEPDTKVPPDFCVQQEPLNENISTEHVDFMSARQQWQKMEEEVKGQPIPKPGLRAHGSFQGTHSSLYPPTRSPRLKHKEIHAPGPREPPLSSTLSPSSEDSGLDDFSYRSPLEESESAVDREIRLTLEREERHRKERGMIAQGLTLPRPSTLQTGRSPPRPPACRTPTLSISPTPPCSSSLPRSAYHELTANNVIILEPDSSSQASRNRLICDWPASLDVGPSANVIVVETSNLIIRSASEFSLSTAPTSTETQQSTFTSNPFFKLRSISSQSLVEQEIKMVRQREEEWRRQREETWRRKREEEWRRGRERYDTVLVSPSLNDSSISISVPDVADRSVSSPSSPCRTRKMERSSLSCDHKFPPSFTSVNQRQNSMAQRWEASLLAKQKKK; the protein is encoded by the exons GCCTGAACTGCCAGCCGGTGACCACAGCAGCCGTCCTGACACCAGCCTCGTCAGGGACTCCACTGTACCTGCAACAGCAGGAAGTTCTGTATCCATGGAGACTGAATCTTCACCAGATCTAGACAGAGACAACTTATTCTGTTGCAGCAGTCAGGAAATGGAAGAGCACCGTTACCCAGAAGTctctgaggaagaagaggagccGTCAGAGGAAAGAAATTCAGAAGGAGATGAATGCGACTATCTAGTCTTTGAAAAGAAGCAAAGAGAGGTAGAAGATGAAAGTGACAGAAGTGATGAGACAGGAAATGAAGGGAGAACAGAAACTCTGGAAGAAAAGGAGACCAGATGGGACGAAGGGAAGGAAAACGAGAAGAGACAAAGAGAAGAAGTCGACAAAGGAGAAGACGCAATGAGAACAAAGGGAGCGGATGAAGGAGATACTGATGAAGACTTGTTTGGGACCAGTATGGATGAAGAAGATGAGAGAAGAGGAACAAAGGaggcggatggatggataacaGAAACACTGGAAGAGCTGACACAAGAGGCTTTGTCCAATCTGCTCATTGAGTCTGAATCCGGTCTGTTACCGGAGCCCCTGGTGGTCCCCGCTGATCCTCCACAAACCTCATGGCTCGAGTCCTGGGAGCATGACCCCAGCAGCAGGGGGGATCCTGGCGACTGTTACCAGGCAGAGCTGGCCAGCACGTCCTCAGACTGCGACGCTGGGGAGGACCACTGTGATGCCACCAGCCTCACAGGATATGGAGCAACTCCTGCTGACACAGGCGATGCAGAGAAAacgaaggaagaggaggaagttAAGACAGGACCAATGGAACAGAGGGGGGACGAGAGCGATAAGACCCAGGAAATCACAGAGGAGCAGACGAGATCCAGCAGACATGAGGTCCTGCAGTCTCCTCCCGTTGGCTCCATGGCCAGCTTACCTGAGCCTGACACAAAG GTTCCTCCTGATTTCTGTGTGCAGCAGGAGCCCCTCAATGAGAACATCTCCACCGAGCATGTGGATTTCATGTCGGCTCGCCAGCAGTGGCaaaagatggaggaggaggtcaaaggtcaaccgATCCCTAAACCAGGACTGAGAGCTCACGGGAGTTTCCAGGGCACCCACTCTTCCTTATATCCCCCCACCCGCAGCCCTCGCCTTAAACACAA GGAAATCCACGCCCCCGGGCCTCGAGAGCCTCCACTTTCCTCAACCTTGTCCCCGAGTTCAGAAGACTCCGGCTTGGATGACTTTTCATACCGCAGCCCCCTGGAGGAGTCCGAGAGTGCCGTGGATCGGGAGATCCGGCTAACTCTGGAGAGAGAGGAGAGGCACCGCAAGGAGAGAGGCATGATTGCACAAGGCCTGACTTTACCCAG ACCTTCTACCCTGCAGACTGGACGATCTCCTCCTCGACCTCCAGCCTGCCGCACCCCCACTCTGTCCATCTCGCCGACCCccccctgctcctcctccctACCACGCTCCGCGTACCACGAATTGACAGCCAACAACGTCATCATTCTGGAGCCCGATTCCTCTAGTCAGGCTTCCAGGAACCGCCTCATCTGTGATTGGCCGGCCAGCCTCGATGTGGGTCCGTCTGCCAATGTCATCGTGGTGGAAACCTCCAACCTGATCATCCGAAGTGCTTCCGAGTTCAGCCTCAGCACGGCACCAACGTCCACGGAGACACAACAGAGCACTTTTACATCCAACCCCTTCTTCAAGCTGCGCTCCATCAGCAGTCAGTCGCTTGTGGAGCAGGAGATTAAAATGGTGAGGCAGAGGGAGGAAGAGTGGAGGAGGCAGAGAGAGGAGACGTGGCGAAGGAAACGGGAGGAGGAGTGGAGGAGAGGAAGAGAGAGGTATGACACGGTGCTGGTGTCCCCAAGCCTGAATGACAGCAGCATCAGCATCAGCG TTCCAGATGTTGCAGATCGATCCGTCTCCTCCCCTTCATCCCCCTGCAGGACTCGCAAAATGGAGAGGTCTAGTCTGTCATGTGACCACAAG TTTCCTCCGTCTTTTACTTCAGTCAATCAGCGGCAGAACTCTATGGCGCAGAGATGGGAAGCTTCGCTTTTGgccaaacagaagaagaagtaa